A single genomic interval of Labrus mixtus chromosome 6, fLabMix1.1, whole genome shotgun sequence harbors:
- the LOC132975913 gene encoding uncharacterized protein LOC132975913, giving the protein MEGMSTPLSVSHGPQGVLTPTLGTTELTCRYETRTLITHLQSSSDDMSGRRFSESWRLLDNVTGNLSWEECYAVNRTVWHFPEDTDQLVSATESDVDDPGENELVAPEEENPFYSTPSSPLKLPSTSGAILPFPATTPVPPRRAPRSRSKTQSQWRRRRAAASHPYKARGYRKYRAPVSGRRSCGCCCCCNCSGRRYRPRGCVQRQRRYRLTPRVPSWEHLPVAIQPTKWYQVVGSMQCSHCKTQGRHQMTSWMCQICEEPLCLMPYRNCYALWHGQRS; this is encoded by the exons atGGAAGGGATGTCGACCCCCCTTTCAGTGTCTCACGGCCCCCAGGGGGTcctgacccccactttgggaactaCTGAGTTAACCTGCAGATACGAGACCCGAACACTCATTACGCATCTTCAATCTTCAAGCGACGACATGTCAGGCCGGCGTTTCAGCGAGTCGTGGCGTCTTCTGGATAACGTGACCGGAAATCTCTCATGGGAGGAATGTTACGCCGTCAACAGAACCGTGTGGCATTTTCCCGAAGACACCGACCAGCTTGTGTCAGCGACGGAGTCCGACGTGGACGA tccAGGGGAGAATGAGCTCGTTGctccagaagaagaaaacccgTTTTATTCcactccttcttctcctctgaaaTTGCCTTCGACTTCTGGCGCCATTCTCCCGTTCCCCGCAACAACACCGGTACCTCCGCGGAGAGCTCCGAGGAGCAGGTCTAAAACCCAGAGTCAGTGGAGACGGAGACGAGCAGCTGCATCCCATCCATATAAAGCCAGAGGATACCGCAAATATAGAGCACCTGTCTCTGGGAGACGGAgttgtggctgctgctgctgctgcaactgTAGTGGAAGGAGATACAGACCGAGGGGATGTGTGCAAAGGCAAAGAAGATACAGGCTTACGCCGAGAGTGCCATCATGGGAGCACCTTCCTGTGGCCATCCAGCCAACTAAATGGTACCAAGTTGTCGGGAGCATGCAGTGCAGCCACTGCAAAACACAGGGGAGGCACCAGATGACATCTTGGATGTGCCAGATCTGCGAGGAGCCCCTGTGTCTGATGCCATATAGGAACTGCTACGCCCTGTGGCATGGTCAGAGATCTTGA